The Macrobrachium nipponense isolate FS-2020 chromosome 1, ASM1510439v2, whole genome shotgun sequence genome includes a window with the following:
- the LOC135220015 gene encoding uncharacterized protein LOC135220015: MFAFSWIRTLNNFGTTTFQSPLPSGYSVPDQVLDPDPDPVLVEAPDTAPAAVQDLVPVPVQTDQAPKDNVFKKRDPDPVPVPVETEQAPKDNVFKKRDPDPVPAPVQPQRVPEEDIFAMNVSLSSADKFSFPIQHRYFLRQCYAYESLTPRFTCTDTLSFRKYSAKAIVECAWDLWEVWRNKKQPNPWKRRGSSSSSPSASSGVVAISKRPSVHLFFLGDSHIAHLFQVFCRRLVVNRRVMYRSAEMKKDQWTYINYNDIVWKRNKKRVPMHELLHLDGPLRVTFHWDPLLVLSPKFLSSWMSGKESKPTYLITAGTALHFMKATRSTYLSKGVEASSRRFFNRLKEVSPLLAKFSKTTPVIFKLQDHLKNDIKSYNHRLIDHYNRISYDLLARSSNFTVWDSTIPLSDLYWDGCRLVGSIYRDTDVWNCDDKSHLGFVVIDQFLDMFLNGICCCSKNKGS, from the exons ATGTTTGCATTCTCCTGGATCCGGACCCTCAATAATTTTGGTACTACGACATTTCAAAGCCCCCTTCCCAGTGGTTACTCAGTTCCAGATCAAGTTCTGGATCCAGACCCAGATCCAGTTCTAGTTGAAGCTCCAGATACAGCTCCAGCTGCAGTTCAAGATCTAGTTCCAGTTCCAGTTCAAACAGATCAAGCCCCAAAGGACAACGTTTTCAAGAAGAGAGATCCAGATCCAGTTCCAGTTCCAGTTGAAACAGAGCAAGCCCCAAAGGACAACGTTTTCAAGAAGAGAGATCCAGATCCAGTTCCTGCTCCAGTTCAACCCCAGCGTGTCCCTGAGGAAGACATTTTCGCGATGAACGTCTCACTCTCAAGTGCTGATAAGTTTTCGTTCCCAATCCAGCATCGTTACTTCCTCCGGCAGTGCTACGCTTACGAAAGCCTCACGCCAAGATTCACCTGCACCGACACTCTCTCTTTTAGAAAGTACTCAGCCAAGGCCATTGTGGAATGCGCTTGGGATCTCTGGGAAGTCTGGAG GAACAAAAAACAGCCAAATCCTTGGAAGAGACGTGGTTCCTCCTCATCCTCACCATCAGCTTCTTCTGGTGTGGTGGCCATTTCCAAGAGGCCCTCGGTGCACCTCTTCTTCCTGGGAGATTCCCACATCGCACATCTCTTTCAAGTCTTCTGCAGGCGTCTAGTTGTCAATCGTCGGGTGATGTACCGCAGTGCCGAAATGAAAAAG GATCAATGGACGTATATTAACTATAACGATATAGTTTGGAAAAGAAACAAGAAACGCGTGCCAATGCATGAGCTTCTTCACTTGGATGGTCCACTGAGGGTCACATTCCACTGGGATCCTCTCCTTGTTCTCTCTCCAAAATTTCTATCCTCCTGGATGTCTGGTAAAGAGAGTAAACCTACCTACTTAATCACTG cagGCACGGCGTTGCATTTTATGAAGGCTACAAGGTCCACCTACTTATCCAAAGGTGTTGAGGCTTCCTCCAGGAGATTTTTTAATCGGCTGAAGGAGGTGTCTCCTCTGCTGGCAAAGTTTTCAAAGACCACACCAGTCATCTTCAAGCTCCAGGATCATTTGAAG aATGACATCAAAAGCTATAACCATAGGCTTATCGATCATTACAACCGAATCTCCTATGACCTGCTGGCAAGGAGCTCCAACTTCACCGTGTGGGACAGCACCATCCCTCTGTCAGACCTCTACTGGGATGGCTGCCGCTTAGTAGGCTCAATCTACAGAGACACTGATGTCTGGAATTGCGACGATAAGAGCCATCTGGGATTCGTAGTAATAGATCAGTTTCTCGACATGTTTTTAAATGGTATTTGCTGCTGTTCCAAAAATAAAGGCTCCTAG
- the LOC135219056 gene encoding carbohydrate sulfotransferase 12-like, whose product MWDIPYRDVQTVWKNAVNSLPEETPSADDAFEDGWTEWGNRQELRKRILTTTCNHLRVSQRDLLERLLLSPALHFRHLLLDDRSGVIYCYIPEIALDSWGSLWESLTGDSSRTSLSSVYESQDEAKARASLRLKLMTYTKVVVVQHPFLRLLSTYRARIYNQSDDSHHQKAIRAAIHDHLHHHRIPSANSSVSWPDFVSFLTKGNNNKMADDLWKPYEAICHPCAVEYDVIAKAETLHEDSERFLRRIGAPKDVRLPSGASGSSIGANRDLWDEYQEMLSEEQLDALRKAYERDLKLFAYK is encoded by the exons ATGTGGGACATCCCTTACAG ggaTGTTCAGACGGTTTGGAAAAATGCAGTCAACAGTCTCCCAGAAG AGACGCCGTCCGCAGACGACGCCTTCGAGGACGGATGGACGGAGTGGGGCAACAGGCAGGAGCTGCGGAAACGGATCCTGACGACGACCTGCAACCACCTTCGCGTTTCCCAGAGAGACCTCCTGGAGAGGCTCCTGCTCTCTCCTGCTCTGCACTTCCGCCATCTCCTGCTGGACGATCGCAGTGGAGTCATCTACTGCTACATACctgag ATAGCTCTAGACTCCTGGGGGAGTCTGTGGGAGTCCCTGACGGGAGACTCGTCTCGAACGAGCCTGAGCAGCGTCTACGAGTCCCAGGACGAAGCCAAGGCT AGAGCTTCGCTACGGCTGAAGCTGATGACTTACACGAAGGTAGTCGTTGTCCAGCATCCGTTCCTTCGTCTGCTGTCTACTTACAGAGCCAGAATATATAATCAGAGCGACGACAGCCACCACCAAAAGGCCATTCGTGCGGCTATCCAcgaccacctccaccaccaccgGATTCCGAGCGCAAACTCAAGCGTGTCTTGGCCCGATTTCGTCAGTTTCCTGACGAAGGGGAACAACAACAAGATGGCCGATGATCTCTGGAAGCCCTACGAAGCGATATGTCATCCTTGCGCGGTCGAGTACGACGTGATCGCCAAGGCCGAGACCCTCCACGAGGATTCGGAGAGATTCCTTAGACGCATAGGAGCCCCCAAGGACGTCCGCTTGCCCTCCGGTGCGTCTGGGTCGTCGATTGGCGCTAACAGAGATCTATGGGACGAATACCAGGAGATGCTCTCCGAAGAGCAGCTCGATGCTTTGCGTAAAGCCTACGAAAGGGACCTGAAGCTTTTTGCGTACAAGTAG